ACACGGGGCCGCGGCACTGGGGACACACAGGGGACACGCAAGGCACGTGCCGGGGCCGCGCAGGGGACACGTGGGGGACgtgcctctgcagctgcattgCCCGTGGGGTCGGGGGGTTCAGTCCCCTCCGCCATGCTGGCCGAGCCACGCTGGCGATGCCGCCACCCCCACAGCAGTGTGGTGTGCAGGGGACGCTCCGTGTCACACCAAGCCCGTCGGACACGCGTGTGTTCTCTTCCGTGCTCCACCACACGCGTGGCCATACTCCAACATAGCTCAGGCCACAGTTGAGCACACGCGTGTCCCACCTCGAGTGTAGGTTTTTCCGTGCTGCTGCACATGCACGTCTGCACTCCAGCACAGGTCAGGCCACCCTTGAACATACATCTGGCCGTGGTCGAACACACGCGTGGCCACGCTCCAGCACAGGTTCAGCCGTGATCATGCACACGCGTGTCCGTGCTGGTGCGCAGGGCCGGCCAGGCTCGCCCACGCGTGTCCAGGCGGGCGCAGGGGTCCCGCAGCCCCTCGGCGCTGCGGCAGCCCCACGTGCGGTCCGGCGGCCGCCCGCACATGGCTCTGCAGCGGGGCCGCCGCGCggggaggctgctggggctAAAAATGGAGCAGGGCTCACATGCCAGCGCCACGTGAcgccccagcagctccctgcgATGGAGCGGGGCTCCCTGCACccggagaggaggaggaggaggaggtggggagcaCCCGCTCACATGGGCTGGCACAGGCGCCAactgcccccccagcccgcGGCCGCCGTGTCCCCCCTcgggtggggtgggggggcgcTGCGGGGGCTGCCCCACATTCCCACGGAGCTGCGTGTCGGGAATGCAAACTGATGGGGTGATGGAAGCGTGGGAAAGGGGAGCGGGTTCCCCGTCCTGCGTGGTCAGGGTCGGGGGTTTGTGAAGCCGAAGGAGCCCCCgaagctgcctctgccctccccTCTTGTGGCTCAGGGATCCAAAGAGCCGGAGATCCAGGGATCGGCTGCAACAGGAACACAAACAGCAGCACGGGAGTAACGCGGCCACGGCCAGGAGGGGCGGAGAGCGAGGGGGGGCCAGCGCCACAGCACCACCCCACAGCTGGGGGCCGTAGGGATCCCCCCCACCTGTCCCAACTGCTGTGTGGGCGTTGCCTGGACCGGGGCACCCCAAATGGTGAACACACTGGGGACCCCCCTCTCCTGGTGCCCCTGCACCCCTTCTGCACCCCCATGTCCCAGCATCCCTCTGATCTTGGGGTCCCTGCACCCCCAGATCCTTCACCCGTGCACCCTCCTGGACACCTTGCACCCTCCTGAGGTGCATTCACCCCTAAATCCGGCACCTCTGCAGATCTGTGTATCCCTGCACTCCCAGATCCTGCCCTGGGGTCCTTGCACCCCCAaatccagccccccctgccctgcctgaaTCCTGCACCCCCCAGACCCTGCATCTCCCAGGGTCTCtgtcccccccacccaggtCTGCCCCACGCTGAGGTGCTGTGGGGTGCCCCCAcccgcccccggcccgggcCTGCCTTGtttacctgattttttttccctttccgCAGGGAGGGGAAAGGCGAGTCCTGGCAGCGCGGAGCCCTGGGCCCCGGCCAAGAGCCGCGGGGACGCGCCAGGGCTGCGCTCGGCTCCTCAGCCACAGATCCGCTGCTGCACGGCAGGAAAACATCCCAAAACCCTGCGCACCCGGCCCTGCCAGGCACCCTGTAGGGGGGTCCTGCCCTCCCACCCACTGCCCTCAGCGGAACCCCATGCAGATGAAAAGGGGTGTCAGAGGTGCAGGACCCCCCCAAGCAGGGTGAGACCCAGTACCTCCCGTTCGTTTCCTCCCCCATAACATAGCACCTATGgctgggaaactgaggcacgatGTGCCCCAGGGTGGCACAAGGACCCAGCCAGACCTGCTGTCCTTGACCCCATGGGGATACTGCAGCCCCAGAGTGGGTTGGGGGGCATCTGAACACGGGGgagtcctggagctgcagtgctgggggggaaggggtCTGCACCCTGCCGGACCCTCAGTGCCCAATCCGGGAGGAGTGCAACAGGCAGGAACAAAGCCCTGTCCCTAGCAGAGAcattccgccccccccccctttcctgGAAAAGGTACAACAAGGTAAACAACccagagtaaaaataaatcCCTGCGCACGCAGGCGTCGGGCGGCGAGCGGAGCGCACCCTCACGTGGCACCGCCGCACGGCACCGCCGGCAACCCGGGCACCGGGGCACGCGGCCGATGGCCCGCAGCCCAGCCCCGCCACCGGCACCCCCGTCTGTccctggggggcagcagggtgcccgctgcaggggaaggggctggggacagccccTCTGGGCGGATCGTTGCAGCGGTGGGCTCGGGACTGCGCAGGGGAGGCAGCTGGGGGACGTGGGAAGGGGCACAGGCACGTGTCCCGCTGGGCAGGGCTCACCTGGCACCTGAGTGTGGTGGCATGTGATGATTTTGGGGGGGGCTTGAGATGCCCCATCTGTGCCATGGACAGGTTGGCATGGGCACTGACATGTCGGGGTGTGTGGAGACCCACGGGGAGCCCCTCTGCAAGGGCCCCCAGGACAGCTAATCCATGGGGCTGCCGAGGGGCTGGCGCAGGGCACAGTGGGCatgtgcctggctgcagcacccTGCCATCCTGGTGGCTTTGGTGGCCCCCTTGCCCATCCTAGCCCCATGGCAGGATCCCCCAGGAGGACCCCACAGTGGGAGCCCATGGCAGCACCCCATAGTGGAACTCCATGAGCTCTATCTCATCCCTTCTGGCCCTGCACCCATGCTGGGGACCCCCAGGGGTCTGGCTGAGCACCCCCGTGCAGGGCCCTGGGCCGTGCACGCGCGGGGTTGTTTTCGGAACCGAGATGAGTAGCTGGGTCACAGCTAATTGCCACGGCCCGGGAACGTGCCGGGAGGGGAAGGAGGCTCTGTGCCGGTGGCACCTGCACgcccagggcagcccaggcACAGGTGTGCTACTGGGATGGGGCAGCGAGGGCCCCCGCTCCAGGACAGGTGGCCCCCCATGTCCTCTGGCCCCTGTGCCAGCCTGGCCCCACACATCCTTCCGGGAGCCTGACGGGGTTTCTCCCTGCCGGAGgtgccagctgcagcctggccacGGCACCGCGCAACGCCCAGTGAGTCAGGGCAAGGGCACTTCCTGCGGAGTGCTGGGGTGTCCCTAGTGCCACGGGGCACCCCGCGATCCAGGAGCACCCCCAGAACCCTGCGAGACTCCCTGGGGGCCCCTagctgaggagcagccccaCGCACCCaccagggctggcactgggaaCTCCTCAAGGGGCAGAGTTCGGATGTCCCACCCCAGCATCCCGCAGACTCCCGGCACGGCCGGGGCCCCCGCAGGATTAGCTCCAAGGGTTTCCTGGTGCTGGGATGTTCATGCTCTCCTCCTGGCTGGGGATCAGGGCAGCACCCAGCATGTGGCAGCCAGCAGGGTGCTGGCATCCCCTGAAACCCCCCCTGGGGCTGTGAGCACCCACAGAGACCCCTCGGGTTGGCTCCGGAGCCATGACCCAGATCCCGGGCAGCGGGCACAGCACGTCGCTGCAGCCCCGCGGCAGCCGGGAGCGGGGCCAGGAGGAGCCGCGGCTGCCAGGCACGTGCCAAGCCGGGCACCCGCCATCACCGCGGCGGCACCGGGGACACTGGGGGTGCAGTGGGGGGCTGGGCCAGTGGGGCAGGGGTCCAGCGGTGCTGTGCTGCGGTGcgtgctggggctgtgccagcgGCTGCGCCATGGCTGTGCCCTGGTGACATTcctggtggggggggggggtcccgtggtgctgctggtgtcaCACTGTGCGTcagtgtccccagcacaggggacGGTGCCATATAGGGGGGCAGGGATGCCAGTACTGTGCCTGGGGCTCTCTGGTGTAGGGGAAATGCTTGTGTGCTTGCAGTGGAGGGGCATGGAGTGCTGGGTGACAGGTGTCCCCCAGTGTCCTCAATACGGAGTACAGTGGTGACAGGGGTGCCAAGTAGTGTGTTTGGGTGTCCCCGGTGCAGGGGACAGTGCCATGCTGGGTGATAGGGGTGCTAGTGTTGTTACTGTGCAGGAGACACTGCCATGCCCGGGCATCCCCGGTGCAGGgaccctgcagtgctgggtgacAGGTgtcccccagtgtccccagtgtAGAGAACAGCGGTGACAGGAGTGCCAGGTACTGTGCCTGGGTGTGCCCGGTGCAGGGGACAGTGCCATGCTTGGGTGTTCCCGCTGCAGGGACCATGCTGTGCAGGGTGACAGGAATGACAGTGCTGTATCTGGGTCTCCCCGGTGCCGGTCTCGGTGCAGCGGCTGCTCGCGATGCCGGTCCCCGCGGGCtggggggcggccccgggggcggGGGTCCCGGTTGTGCCCGGTGTccccggcggcggcgcggggccggggccgccggcGGAAAGTGTGTCACTGGGGCACGAGGCTCTCCCCGGGAATCACAtgggggaggcggcggcgccgcGTGCGGCCCAGTGCGCAGCCGCGGCCGGtgccgggcgggcggcggggcgggcggcgggcgcaCAACAGCCCGTGGCGGGCGGCAGGCGGACGACTCGGTGCAGCTCCGCTCCTCGACCCGGCTCCCATTGCGGCAGGCTCGGCAGGACCTGCcgccctccccccgccccgagGATGGCCGCCCCCGAGGCCGGCAGCACAGGTCAGTGCTCCGCCGGAGCCCCCCGCCCGCGGGCGTGCGCACCGGGACCCTGCGGGCACCGGGATCGGGACACTGTGGGCATCGGCTGCGCAACCCTGCGGGCACCGGCACCTGGTGCTGCGAGCAGCCGAGCGGAGTCCGGGGGTCGGTGCAGCGGCAGCGCAGCGGGGGGCTGCAATCTGTCACCTCGAATCGGAGGGGTCCGGTCAGCGGAACCTGGGGGGTGTCCGGCACACCCCACCGGGCAGGATGCGCACCGGGAACCGTATCCCGCTTCATACCGGGACCGGGCGGTCCTGCATAGCGGGGTAAGGATCGGGCAGCGGGACCGGGGCGTCcccgggagggagggagggatgcgCGCTGGCACCGGGGCTTCTTGCACAGCGGGGTGACCTGAACAGCGGCACCGGAGCAGGAGCGATAGAGACCGGGAGCGGGGAGCGCTGGATGCAGGGGTAGTAAGGGTGAGGACCGGGATCGGTGCACCGGAGCGGCCCGGACAGAGGGATCGGGGTGTCCCGGGCACCGAGACCGGAGGGACGCGCAGCGGTACAGCGGTGTCCGGGCACTCGGTGGGCGGCGGAGGCGGGGACGCGCGTGGCGGGACGCCCCGCGCGGGGACGCGCACCGGGAGGAGcggtttggggggggggtgaggggaacGGAGGCGGTGTCCCCCCCCGGCACGTGTCCCCCTCCCCGCCGCTGCCACGTGCAGAGTTTGTTttccccgcagccccgccccgcccccgcccaTTGGTCGCCTCATGACATCATCGATGCCCCCCCTCGTGACGTCATACCCGGAAGCGGGGACGCCGCGTTACACTCGCCCTTTCCAATGGGGGGGTGGGCTGTTTCCAAGGCAACGAGAAGGGGCGGGGCTTAGAGACCAGCCATTGAGGCGGCGAGGGCGGAGAAAAGCGTGaaggggcggggccgcgggagGCCACGTGCGGCTGGAGCACGTGGGGCGGCGGCGTGAGGCCGCCTGAGttaacggggggggggggagaagctGCGGGGTGGCTGCTTTCTGGGGGGTCCCCAGGGGGTCCCGGTGTTGCGGGGTCAGAAATGGTTGGCACGTCCTCGTGCAACCCCTCGGGAGCCCCCAAACAAAATCTCGAGACCCCTCCCcatgggggggggtgggaatcCCCCAAGTATTTTGGtgttgcagcagctgggggacaCCAGCAGCCGCAGCTTAGAGGGAGTTGTTATATGGGACCCACTGTCCCCGATTCCGTGACCCCCTTTGGAGGTGGCTGGGTGAGGGGGGGTGGTGGAAGGCTGGCTCCGGCGCACGGCATCTGTGCCAACGGCACCGTGTGCGACGGGAGACACATGGCCCCGGCGATCCCGTGTGTCCCCAGCGTCACCTTCCACGTGTCCCGGCCCTGAGTCAGCCGGAGCCAtgtcctggtgctgcagcccctgccccgtgcgtggctggggagggggccgTGGAAGGGCTGTGACCTCTGCTAGGGGTGGCCTGGGCACAGCACTAGGGCTGATCATGTGCCCCCCCACTCTGGTTCTCATTTTTGGGGGGATTCCCCGAGGTAAAGCTCCCCCTAGCCTCAGCCCTGCCATGGGGCTGCAATCCCCCCAAGGTGGGGGGGGATGCAGTATCAGCCCCCTCTGGTGCCACGGGGGGTTGTTCCGTGCCGTGGGGCTCTGTCTGGATCAGAGCTGGTGGGCGTAGCTGCCGTGACCTCCTAGTTATGCCTCTGGCACGTTCCCGGCCCACATTCCTCCCACGGGTGCTTCCGGGGTGCTGTTCCCGTGTCCCCAGCTGGCACACACCCGGGTAACCCGGCTGTCCCTGTCCCACGTGGGGCTGTCACCCGTGGCAGCTGGCGGGTGTGGTGCCTGACTCAGACCAGCTGCTGCATGTTCAGCCGCGATGCAGTGGGAGACCCACGGGTCTGGGATGCATCCCGGGTACTTCCTCGGGGACCCCACACCCACCTTACCCAGGCTGGGGATCCCCCCTGGACTGGGGGAGGCTGAGCCCAGTGCAGCTCGATGCATGTGTGGCCCTGTTGCTCTGCCCACAGGCGGCGTGATCAGCTACGTGGGCTCCAGCGGCGCCTCGCCCACCCGCACCAGCCCCGTCTCGCTCTGCAGCGACAGCTCCAACGGCAGCTCCCACTGTGGatcccagcccttcccaacCTACTTTCCCCCATCGCCCACTGGCTCCCTCCAGGATTCCCGCACCTACAGCGGGGGCTCGCTGCCCCCCCGTGAAGATggctccccttcctcctcctcatcctcgTCCTCGTACGGCTCCTCGGTGAACTTCCCTGGAGTGCAGCAGGTCCCCACGGAGGAGCGGCGCCGCAGCTCGCCCAGCAAAGCTGGCAGCACTGTCACCAGTGAGTGGGGTGGCCAGGGGGAGCAGGTGGGTGTCTCCCATCCCGGGTGGGCACCCCAGGACTCCATACacccctgtccctctgcagagctgaacgggatggtgctgctctgcaaggTCTGTGGGGATGTCGCCTCTGGCTTCCACTACGGTGTCCACGCCTGCGAGGGCTGCAAGGtaccagggctggggctggggtggtgCAGAGCCTCTGCCGGGCTGGGGAAGTCCACGAGTGAACCCCCGACCTGGCCCCGAGTGACCCCCTTCCCCCTGCCTCCACCCTGCAGGGCTTCTTCCGCCGCAGCATCCAGCAGAACATCCAGTACAAGAAGTGCCTCAAGAATGAGAACTGCTCCATTGTCCGCATCAACCGCAACCGCTGCCAGCAGTGCCGCTTCAAGAAGTGCCTGCTGGTGGGCATGTCCCGTGACGGTGAGCCTGGCCCCCCCCACGTCTGATGCTGTACATCCCTTCCAGGGGTGGGATCTCCCATTCCCAGGGCTGCATGTTTCCTCCTGGGATGAGTCCCTGCCATGGTCAGGGCTGTTTTCTCCTGCCTGCGCTTGGGTATCAGGCACATCCCAAGGCACGTGTACCCCTTTGTGCGTGCTTAGAGCTGTGTGTCCCTTCCTGTTGCACAGGGTTGGGAGGGGGTCAGGGTGCCTGGGCTGCCCCCCTAATGCTGGTGTCCTCCCACAGCGGTGCGCTTCGGGCGCATCCCCAAGCGGGAGAAGCAGCGGATGCTGGCGGAGATGCAGAGTGCCATGAGCGGCATGGGCAGCGCTGTGCCCGGGATGCCCGGCCCCGGCGAGGGTCCAGCACCGAGTGGGGGCCGAGTGCTGCCCCCTGGCCCCCCCCCCGCTTGCCCCCCCCGCCTGCTtctcccagttcccccagcaGCTGACGCCCCCACGCTcgcccagccctgggggggcCACTGAGGATGTCATCGCACAGGTGGCCAAGGCCCACAAG
This genomic stretch from Apus apus isolate bApuApu2 chromosome 25, bApuApu2.pri.cur, whole genome shotgun sequence harbors:
- the LOC127394233 gene encoding uncharacterized protein LOC127394233: MFSCRAAADLWLRSRAQPWRVPAALGRGPGLRAARTRLSPPCGKGKKISRSLDLRLFGSLSHKRGGQRQLRGLLRLHKPPTLTTQDGEPAPLSHASITPSVCIPDTQLRGNVGQPPQRPPTPPEGGHGGRGLGGQLAPVPAHVSGCSPPPPPPPLRVQGAPLHRRELLGRHVALACEPCSIFSPSSLPARRPRCRAMCGRPPDRTWGCRSAEGLRDPCARLDTRGRAWPALRTSTDTRVHDHG
- the NR1D1 gene encoding LOW QUALITY PROTEIN: nuclear receptor subfamily 1 group D member 1 (The sequence of the model RefSeq protein was modified relative to this genomic sequence to represent the inferred CDS: inserted 2 bases in 1 codon), translated to MAAPEAGSTGGVISYVGSSGASPTRTSPVSLCSDSSNGSSHCGSQPFPTYFPPSPTGSLQDSRTYSGGSLPPREDGSPSSSSSSSSYGSSVNFPGVQQVPTEERRRSSPSKAGSTVTKLNGMVLLCKVCGDVASGFHYGVHACEGCKGFFRRSIQQNIQYKKCLKNENCSIVRINRNRCQQCRFKKCLLVGMSRDAVRFGRIPKREKQRMLAEMQSAMSGMGSAVPGMPGPGEGPAPSGGRVLPPGPPPACPPRLXFSQFPQQLTPPRSPSPGGATEDVIAQVAKAHKEIFVYAHDKLGPPPACESGLLRWDAPPAWAPVPPEPRLCPPAYPEPPPRGCPWPRGTKDVLPACPMNSHPPGRSGRSVQEIWEDFSLSFTPAVREVVEFAKHIPGFQALSQHDQVTLLKAGTFEVLMVRFASLFDVKEQTVTFMSRTKYSLEELWGMGMGDLLSSMFEFSEKLSALDLTDEELGLFTAVVLVSADRSGMEDTASVEQLQETLIRALRALVLKTHPAETSRFTKLLLKLPDLRTLNNLHSEKLLSFRIDAQ